In Desulfovibrio sp. X2, a single window of DNA contains:
- the mgtE gene encoding magnesium transporter: MPENDRLEQRSPTSGSPEGPGEPETSPELSQNASRFDEEHPADVASRLESLEFEDQLRLIGSLPPEDAADSVAEMERFERSELMRRLEPAQAASLLGEMAPDDAADVLEELGKDEAQELLARVDTADAAEIRRLMVYAPDTAGGAMNTEIVILDERLTADQAIQVIRSEIKDKEVPYYAYLVDGEELLTGVLSMRDLLLAPPGEMLMDLARGQVLVSVTFDVDREEVARLISHYNFLAIPVVDYDDRLLGAVTHDDVIDIIHEEATEDMQRMVGAAADESVDSPWTYSIAKRLPWLMVNMLNSAVSAYVVHLFEGSIAQMAILAVLMPMVANQAGNTGQQALAVMIRQMAVEKIDPKKRWYAMMRELKIGLANGLLVSCFVLLAVYLITSKGVLASVMAGAMLLDMLVGSLAGSGIPLLLKQLGRDPAQASTIFLTMLTDSLGFFFFLGLAQLFLLRR; this comes from the coding sequence ATGCCAGAAAATGACCGCCTCGAGCAGCGCAGCCCGACTTCCGGCTCACCGGAGGGACCGGGCGAGCCCGAGACCTCGCCCGAGCTCTCCCAGAACGCCTCGCGCTTCGACGAGGAGCACCCGGCCGACGTGGCCTCGCGCCTGGAGAGTCTCGAGTTCGAGGACCAGCTCCGCCTGATCGGCTCCCTGCCGCCCGAGGACGCCGCGGACTCCGTGGCCGAGATGGAGCGCTTCGAGCGCAGCGAGCTCATGCGCCGCCTCGAGCCCGCCCAGGCCGCCTCCCTGCTCGGAGAGATGGCCCCGGACGACGCCGCGGACGTGCTCGAGGAGCTCGGCAAGGACGAGGCGCAGGAGCTCCTCGCCCGCGTGGACACGGCCGATGCGGCCGAGATCCGCAGGCTCATGGTCTACGCCCCGGATACCGCGGGCGGGGCCATGAACACCGAGATCGTCATTCTGGACGAACGGTTGACCGCGGACCAGGCCATCCAGGTCATCCGCAGCGAGATCAAGGACAAGGAGGTCCCGTACTACGCCTACCTCGTGGACGGCGAGGAACTGCTGACGGGCGTCCTGTCCATGCGCGACCTGCTTCTGGCCCCTCCGGGCGAGATGCTCATGGACCTCGCCAGGGGGCAGGTGCTCGTCTCCGTGACCTTCGACGTTGACCGCGAGGAGGTCGCGCGGCTCATCTCGCACTACAACTTTCTCGCCATCCCGGTGGTCGATTACGACGACAGGCTCCTCGGCGCGGTGACGCACGACGACGTCATCGACATCATCCACGAGGAGGCCACCGAGGACATGCAGCGCATGGTCGGCGCCGCGGCCGACGAATCCGTGGACAGCCCCTGGACGTATTCCATCGCCAAACGGCTGCCCTGGCTCATGGTCAACATGCTGAACTCCGCCGTCTCGGCCTACGTGGTCCATCTCTTCGAGGGCTCCATAGCCCAGATGGCCATCCTGGCCGTGCTCATGCCCATGGTCGCCAACCAGGCGGGCAACACCGGGCAGCAGGCCCTGGCGGTCATGATCCGCCAGATGGCCGTGGAGAAGATCGACCCCAAGAAGCGCTGGTACGCCATGATGCGCGAACTCAAGATCGGCTTGGCCAACGGCCTCCTCGTCTCCTGCTTCGTGCTCCTGGCCGTCTACCTGATCACGTCCAAGGGCGTGCTCGCCTCGGTCATGGCCGGAGCCATGCTCCTGGACATGCTCGTGGGCTCCCTGGCCGGATCGGGCATCCCGCTCCTGCTCAAGCAGCTGGGGCGCGACCCGGCCCAGGCCTCGACCATCTTCCTGACCATGCTGACCGACTCCCTCGGCTTCTTCTTCTTTCTGGGCCTCGCGCAGCTCTTTCTTTTGCGGCGCTGA
- a CDS encoding NIL domain-containing protein, which produces MDKTYRKIIYLAFPPGRSSQPLVCNLARNYDLTFNILKAQINPRQEGFMTLEISGSEESFRQGTDYLKEQGVRVTPVAQKISRDEDSCMHCGLCTSLCTTGALCVDKGSRRVLFDAERCSACGMCVKVCPVKAMDVDLENGILQ; this is translated from the coding sequence ATGGACAAGACATACCGCAAGATCATCTATCTGGCCTTCCCTCCCGGACGCTCCAGCCAACCCCTGGTCTGCAACCTGGCGCGCAACTACGACCTGACCTTCAACATCCTGAAGGCCCAGATCAATCCCCGCCAGGAGGGCTTCATGACCCTCGAGATTTCGGGCAGCGAGGAAAGCTTCCGCCAGGGCACGGACTACCTGAAGGAGCAGGGAGTGCGCGTCACTCCCGTGGCCCAGAAGATATCCCGCGACGAGGATTCCTGCATGCACTGCGGGCTGTGCACTTCCCTGTGCACCACTGGCGCGCTGTGCGTGGACAAGGGGAGCCGCCGCGTGCTCTTCGACGCCGAGAGATGCTCCGCCTGCGGCATGTGCGTGAAGGTCTGTCCGGTCAAGGCCATGGACGTGGATCTCGAAAACGGCATCCTGCAATAG
- a CDS encoding PLDc N-terminal domain-containing protein, translated as MTILGLTFSTNVWGVVLGVLALFVLMTWWAIRDAFARDFDSTNEKMFWVQICTIIPFLGVLAYVGIGRKRGRKAS; from the coding sequence ATGACCATACTCGGCCTTACCTTCTCGACCAATGTCTGGGGCGTCGTGCTCGGCGTCCTGGCCCTCTTCGTGCTCATGACCTGGTGGGCCATTCGCGATGCATTCGCGCGCGACTTCGACTCCACCAACGAAAAGATGTTCTGGGTCCAGATCTGCACGATCATCCCCTTCCTGGGGGTGCTCGCCTACGTCGGCATCGGCCGGAAACGCGGGAGGAAAGCGTCATGA
- the fliM gene encoding flagellar motor switch protein FliM, protein MGKILQQDEVDALLRGLTGGEVETETDVPEEDSGVVSFDLSNQDRIIRGRMPVMEIVNDRFARLFTNSMVTAMRKRVDVNPISLDMSKFGDFMRSLPVPTSINIFKMDPLRGNGLLIVDSRLVFSLVENFLGGSGGQPKVEGRDFTAIEQGLIDRVVKICLSNMEEAWNPVHEVHIELVRSEVNPQFAAIVPPSDVVMVITYEVELENAIGSLICCLPYAMLEPIRSKLHASFQSERLEVDHAWHNRFREQMLQIFVEMIVRLGRTSITGRQLLNLEEGDILLLDTDDDDLLEAEVEGVRKFHVSPGKVKSNAAIQIVREEEPKF, encoded by the coding sequence ATGGGCAAGATTCTTCAGCAGGACGAAGTCGACGCGCTGCTCAGGGGGTTGACGGGCGGCGAGGTCGAGACGGAGACGGACGTACCGGAAGAGGATTCCGGGGTCGTCAGCTTCGACCTGTCCAACCAGGACCGCATCATCCGTGGCCGCATGCCGGTCATGGAGATCGTCAACGACCGCTTCGCGCGGCTTTTCACCAACTCCATGGTCACGGCCATGCGCAAGCGGGTGGACGTGAACCCCATCTCGCTCGACATGTCCAAGTTCGGCGACTTCATGCGTTCGCTGCCCGTGCCCACGAGCATCAACATATTCAAGATGGATCCGCTGCGCGGCAACGGCCTGCTCATCGTGGACTCGCGTCTGGTCTTCTCCCTGGTGGAAAACTTCCTGGGCGGTTCCGGCGGCCAGCCCAAGGTGGAGGGCCGCGACTTCACGGCCATCGAGCAGGGGCTCATCGACCGCGTGGTCAAGATCTGCCTCTCGAACATGGAAGAGGCCTGGAACCCCGTGCACGAGGTGCACATCGAGCTCGTCCGCTCCGAGGTCAACCCGCAGTTCGCGGCCATCGTGCCGCCCTCGGACGTGGTCATGGTCATCACCTACGAGGTGGAGCTCGAGAACGCCATCGGCTCCCTCATCTGCTGCCTGCCCTACGCCATGCTCGAGCCCATCCGCTCCAAGCTGCACGCCTCCTTCCAGTCCGAGCGCCTGGAAGTGGACCACGCCTGGCACAACCGCTTCCGCGAGCAGATGCTGCAGATCTTCGTGGAGATGATCGTGCGCCTCGGCCGCACCAGCATCACCGGGCGCCAGCTCCTGAACCTGGAGGAGGGCGACATCCTGCTCCTGGACACGGACGACGACGACCTGCTCGAAGCCGAGGTGGAGGGCGTGCGCAAGTTCCACGTCAGCCCGGGCAAGGTGAAGAGCAACGCGGCCATCCAGATCGTGCGCGAGGAAGAGCCGAAGTTCTAG
- the ileS gene encoding isoleucine--tRNA ligase — protein sequence MSDYKTTLCLPKTDFPMKANLKQKEPETLAFWEKEDVYARMVAANEGRERYVLHDGPPYANGHIHMGTAMNKVLKDIIVKSRNMMGLKAEYVPGWDCHGLPIEHKVAQELKEKGKTDVPPLTVRRICRDYARKWLDTQRKEFKRLGVFGVWDKPYMTMDPLYESTTARELGNFAKTGSLVRGKKPIYWCLDCETALAEAEVEYGDHTSPSIFVRFPMPDPRLAEVFPGADPKNAYVVIWTTTPWTLPGNMAVAAHPEFDYVLVEAAGGQYVLAKALLESCAAIFGWKDYRVLGETTGKALEGLKARHPFIDRESALVLADYVTLEQGSGLVHTAPGHGREDYETGVRYGLEVLSPLDDKGRFLPVVEHFAGMTVFEANPKVIELLKSLGHLLAQKSIAHSYPHCWRCKQPVIFRATTQWFISMEKNDLRKKALTEIMNSVRWIPSWGRERIYSMIENRPDWCISRQRNWGVPIVALICKDCDTAYTDPEWIYSVVDRFATHERGCDYWFEAPLEEVVPAGLTCPHCGGAHWEKEDDILDVWFDSGTSFAAVVEKREECRYPADLYLEGTDQHRGWFHSSLLASVGTRGQAPYKSVLTHGYVVDGDGRKMSKSLGNVIAPQEIIDKNGAEILRMWVSAVNYQDDVRISDDILSRLVDGYRRVRNTCRFLLGNLADFAPDAAVPFKDMLPLDRYAMDMVARAHDRIREAYESFQFHKVFHTLLDLCVSDLSAFYLDITKDRLYTAGKDSLARRSAQTVLWRTLSMLMCDMAPILSFTAEEVFRHLPEALKPGGITVFEQRFEMDAAERMDADERARFESFIALREEVNRAIEPLRKAGDIGHSLDTAVTLHVPSATAEALAASGLDLREFLIVSEAAVSDAPAPEGTFRSPEAPEGVSVTVAKASGEKCERCWTYSTELGTNPEHPHICPRCTGVLR from the coding sequence ATGAGCGACTACAAGACCACCTTGTGCCTGCCCAAGACCGATTTCCCGATGAAGGCCAACCTCAAGCAGAAGGAGCCGGAGACCCTGGCCTTCTGGGAGAAGGAAGACGTGTACGCACGCATGGTCGCGGCCAACGAGGGCCGCGAGCGCTACGTGCTGCACGACGGCCCCCCTTACGCCAACGGGCACATTCACATGGGCACGGCCATGAACAAGGTGCTCAAGGACATCATCGTCAAGTCGCGCAACATGATGGGGCTGAAGGCAGAGTACGTGCCCGGCTGGGACTGCCACGGCCTGCCCATCGAGCACAAGGTGGCCCAGGAGCTGAAGGAAAAGGGCAAGACCGACGTCCCGCCCCTGACGGTGCGTCGCATCTGCCGCGACTACGCGCGCAAGTGGCTGGACACGCAGCGCAAGGAGTTCAAGCGGCTCGGCGTCTTCGGCGTCTGGGACAAGCCCTACATGACCATGGACCCGCTCTACGAGTCCACCACGGCCCGTGAACTCGGCAACTTCGCCAAGACCGGCTCCCTCGTGCGGGGCAAGAAGCCCATTTACTGGTGCCTGGACTGCGAGACCGCCCTGGCCGAGGCCGAGGTGGAGTACGGCGACCACACCTCGCCCTCCATCTTCGTGCGCTTCCCCATGCCCGATCCTCGCCTGGCCGAGGTCTTCCCCGGCGCCGATCCGAAGAACGCCTACGTGGTCATCTGGACCACCACGCCCTGGACCCTGCCCGGCAACATGGCCGTGGCCGCCCATCCCGAATTCGACTACGTGCTGGTCGAGGCCGCGGGCGGCCAGTACGTGCTGGCCAAGGCGCTGCTCGAGAGCTGCGCCGCCATCTTCGGCTGGAAGGACTACCGCGTCCTCGGCGAGACGACCGGCAAGGCCCTGGAGGGGCTGAAGGCCCGCCATCCCTTCATCGACCGCGAGTCGGCCCTGGTCCTGGCCGACTACGTGACCCTGGAGCAGGGCTCGGGCCTCGTGCACACCGCGCCGGGCCACGGCCGCGAGGACTACGAGACCGGCGTGCGCTACGGCCTGGAGGTGCTCTCGCCCCTGGACGACAAGGGCCGCTTCCTGCCCGTGGTCGAGCATTTCGCCGGGATGACCGTGTTCGAGGCCAACCCCAAGGTCATCGAGCTGCTGAAGTCCCTCGGCCACCTGCTGGCGCAGAAGAGCATCGCCCATTCTTACCCGCACTGCTGGCGCTGCAAGCAGCCGGTCATCTTCCGCGCCACCACGCAGTGGTTCATCTCCATGGAGAAGAATGACCTGCGCAAGAAGGCGCTGACAGAGATCATGAACTCCGTGCGCTGGATCCCTTCCTGGGGCCGCGAGCGCATCTACTCCATGATCGAGAACCGCCCTGACTGGTGCATCTCGCGCCAGCGCAACTGGGGCGTGCCCATCGTGGCGCTCATCTGCAAGGACTGCGACACGGCCTACACCGATCCGGAGTGGATCTACTCCGTGGTGGACCGCTTCGCCACGCACGAGCGCGGCTGCGACTACTGGTTCGAGGCCCCGCTCGAGGAGGTGGTGCCCGCCGGACTCACCTGCCCGCACTGCGGCGGCGCGCATTGGGAGAAGGAGGACGACATCCTGGACGTCTGGTTCGACTCCGGCACCTCGTTCGCCGCCGTGGTCGAAAAGCGCGAGGAATGCCGCTATCCGGCAGACCTCTACCTGGAAGGCACCGACCAGCACCGCGGCTGGTTCCACAGTTCGCTGCTGGCCAGCGTGGGCACGCGCGGCCAGGCGCCCTACAAGTCAGTCCTGACCCACGGCTACGTGGTGGACGGCGACGGCCGCAAGATGTCCAAGTCGCTGGGCAACGTAATCGCGCCACAGGAGATCATCGACAAGAACGGCGCGGAGATCCTGCGCATGTGGGTCTCGGCGGTGAACTACCAGGACGACGTGCGCATCTCCGACGACATCCTCTCGCGCCTGGTGGACGGCTACCGCCGCGTGCGCAACACCTGCCGCTTCCTGCTCGGCAACCTGGCGGACTTCGCCCCGGACGCGGCCGTGCCCTTCAAGGACATGCTGCCCCTCGACCGCTACGCCATGGACATGGTGGCCCGGGCCCACGACCGCATCCGCGAGGCCTACGAGAGCTTCCAGTTCCACAAGGTCTTCCATACCCTGCTGGACCTCTGCGTCTCGGACCTCTCGGCCTTCTACCTCGACATCACCAAGGACCGCCTCTACACCGCGGGCAAGGACAGCCTCGCCCGCCGTTCGGCCCAGACCGTGCTCTGGCGCACGCTCTCCATGCTCATGTGCGACATGGCCCCGATCCTCTCCTTCACGGCCGAGGAGGTCTTCCGCCATCTGCCCGAGGCGCTGAAGCCGGGCGGGATCACGGTCTTCGAGCAGCGCTTCGAGATGGACGCCGCCGAACGCATGGACGCGGACGAGCGCGCCCGCTTCGAGTCCTTCATCGCCCTGCGCGAGGAGGTCAACCGGGCCATCGAGCCCCTGCGCAAGGCGGGCGACATCGGCCACTCCCTGGACACCGCGGTGACGCTCCACGTGCCCTCGGCCACGGCCGAGGCCCTTGCCGCGAGCGGCCTGGACCTGCGCGAGTTCCTGATCGTCTCCGAGGCCGCGGTGAGCGACGCTCCGGCTCCGGAGGGCACCTTCAGGAGCCCCGAGGCCCCGGAAGGCGTTTCCGTGACCGTGGCCAAGGCGTCCGGCGAGAAGTGCGAGCGCTGCTGGACCTACAGCACGGAGCTCGGCACGAATCCCGAACATCCGCACATCTGCCCGCGCTGCACCGGCGTGCTCCGCTAG
- a CDS encoding protein phosphatase CheZ, with protein MNENEKFIASLLDKVSDRIASDLRQSVAVSVEKEMQKNISRMLVEGEFFRHLSGELQDGLRLIYREINTATKNDGGEEAEPPLSRERTGQLLLETSDQLDQILQTTEQAAVQIMDIVEKHMDRQAEVAEKLRRLQDGGAAGESGDLSDLLVMNEELGTDLMTIMTALSFQDLTGQRIKRVIGAVKQIERITFELFMGAGLKIKAKEQFPEKDLDTIEAEARQRVSELKGPQKEASQGDVDDLLSQLGMD; from the coding sequence ATGAACGAGAACGAGAAATTCATCGCCTCCCTCCTGGACAAGGTCTCCGACCGCATCGCCAGCGACCTGCGGCAGTCCGTGGCCGTCTCCGTCGAAAAAGAGATGCAGAAGAACATCAGCCGCATGCTGGTGGAGGGCGAGTTCTTCCGCCACCTTTCCGGCGAACTGCAGGACGGGCTCAGGCTGATCTACCGCGAGATCAACACCGCCACCAAGAACGACGGCGGAGAGGAGGCCGAGCCGCCCCTCTCGCGCGAGCGCACGGGCCAGCTGCTGCTCGAGACCTCGGACCAGCTCGATCAGATCCTGCAGACCACGGAACAGGCCGCGGTGCAGATAATGGACATCGTGGAGAAGCACATGGACCGCCAGGCCGAGGTGGCCGAGAAGCTGCGCCGCCTGCAGGACGGCGGGGCCGCGGGCGAAAGCGGCGACCTCTCCGATCTGCTGGTCATGAACGAGGAGCTGGGCACGGACCTGATGACCATCATGACCGCCCTCTCCTTCCAGGATCTCACGGGCCAGCGCATCAAGCGGGTCATCGGCGCGGTCAAGCAGATCGAGCGCATCACCTTCGAGCTGTTCATGGGCGCGGGCCTCAAGATCAAGGCCAAGGAACAGTTCCCGGAAAAGGATCTCGACACCATCGAGGCCGAAGCCAGGCAGCGCGTCTCCGAGCTCAAGGGCCCCCAGAAGGAGGCCAGCCAGGGCGACGTGGACGACCTGCTCTCCCAGCTCGGCATGGACTAG
- the nadC gene encoding carboxylating nicotinate-nucleotide diphosphorylase, giving the protein MSQTLFDSFFQGKPRDFLLRAVSTALEEDGPDLTSLALFAQGERLVAEGVAKERLVIAGLPVIPLVLAALADAAPEDFDLRMAVHDGDEVEPGTRLFLLEGPAAPLLKAERIILNFLCHLSGIATLTKHYAAQLKGSRTRLLDTRKTLPGLRHAEKYAVRVGGGLNHRMDLAEMLMLKDTHLDRAGSITGAVAMLRAAYSPCPPIEVECRTLDEVREAVACEAQRIMLDNMDMPTMAEALGLVPSGIETEISGGVSFDRLGELATLGADFVSVGRLTHSAPTADISLRVVRGKAKHEDPAS; this is encoded by the coding sequence ATGTCACAAACTCTTTTCGATTCCTTCTTTCAGGGGAAGCCCCGGGACTTTCTGCTGCGCGCCGTGTCCACGGCCTTGGAGGAAGACGGCCCGGATCTGACGAGCCTGGCGCTCTTCGCGCAGGGCGAGCGGCTGGTCGCGGAGGGCGTGGCCAAGGAGCGCCTCGTGATCGCCGGGCTGCCTGTCATCCCCCTCGTCCTGGCCGCGCTTGCCGACGCCGCACCCGAGGACTTCGATCTGCGCATGGCCGTGCACGACGGCGACGAGGTCGAGCCCGGCACGCGGCTCTTTCTGCTCGAAGGCCCTGCCGCGCCGCTCCTCAAGGCCGAGCGAATCATCCTGAACTTCCTCTGCCACTTGAGCGGCATCGCCACGCTGACGAAACACTATGCCGCACAGCTCAAAGGTTCACGCACGCGGCTCCTGGACACGCGAAAGACCCTGCCCGGGCTTCGCCATGCCGAGAAGTACGCCGTGCGCGTGGGCGGCGGCCTGAACCACCGCATGGACCTGGCCGAAATGCTCATGCTCAAGGACACCCATCTCGACCGCGCCGGAAGCATCACCGGGGCCGTGGCGATGCTGCGCGCCGCCTATTCCCCCTGCCCGCCCATCGAGGTGGAATGCCGGACCCTTGACGAGGTGCGCGAGGCAGTCGCCTGCGAGGCGCAACGCATCATGCTGGACAACATGGACATGCCGACAATGGCCGAGGCGCTCGGTCTCGTGCCTTCGGGAATCGAGACCGAGATCAGCGGCGGCGTGTCCTTCGATCGCCTGGGCGAACTGGCGACGCTCGGCGCCGACTTCGTGTCGGTGGGCCGTCTCACCCACTCCGCCCCCACCGCCGACATCAGCCTGCGCGTCGTGCGCGGCAAAGCGAAACACGAGGATCCCGCATCATGA
- a CDS encoding PilZ domain-containing protein encodes MADEKRTFSRIETALKVYMRRVGPDAGFPVGFDCPGCEIKSDLDEVKHSGLPPALSDFLIELDRKLDILISLSSRKMIQEDYPLQGQVVEISGAGVLCRIAEPFRSDDHLEMILVLSSFPLALAGVVGRVVRKETEDAAGIPVWAVEFVKVRDADLEQIVQFVFKEQRARIREQKWS; translated from the coding sequence ATGGCGGACGAAAAGAGGACGTTCTCACGCATAGAGACGGCGCTCAAGGTCTACATGCGCCGCGTCGGACCGGACGCCGGCTTCCCTGTCGGCTTCGACTGCCCCGGCTGCGAGATCAAGAGCGACCTCGACGAGGTCAAGCATTCCGGCCTCCCCCCGGCTCTCAGCGACTTCCTCATCGAACTCGACCGCAAGCTCGACATCCTCATCAGCCTCAGCTCCCGGAAGATGATCCAGGAAGACTATCCCCTGCAGGGGCAGGTGGTGGAGATCAGCGGCGCGGGCGTTCTCTGCCGCATCGCCGAGCCCTTCCGTTCCGACGACCATCTCGAGATGATCCTGGTCCTCTCCTCCTTCCCCCTGGCCCTGGCCGGCGTCGTGGGCCGAGTGGTCCGCAAGGAGACCGAGGACGCGGCCGGAATCCCGGTCTGGGCCGTGGAGTTCGTCAAGGTGCGCGACGCCGATCTCGAGCAGATAGTGCAGTTCGTGTTCAAGGAGCAGCGGGCCCGCATCCGCGAGCAGAAATGGAGCTGA
- the lspA gene encoding signal peptidase II, producing MQRRYAFVLGLAAVVLAADQASKAAVRAHIGAFERIPVIPGFLDLVNVGNRGAAFGFLNRADWSWPSLVFAGVSLVALGVILWLVKSARDRVSLAALALIMGGAVGNLVDRLRFGFVVDFIDAYVGELHWPAFNVADSAICVGAVLLAWRMLGHGARD from the coding sequence ATGCAGCGACGCTACGCCTTCGTCCTCGGCCTCGCCGCCGTCGTTCTTGCCGCCGACCAGGCGAGCAAGGCGGCCGTGCGCGCCCACATCGGCGCCTTCGAGCGGATCCCGGTGATTCCGGGATTCCTTGACCTCGTCAACGTGGGCAACCGCGGCGCGGCCTTCGGCTTCCTGAACCGCGCCGACTGGTCGTGGCCGAGCCTCGTCTTCGCCGGCGTGAGCCTCGTGGCGCTCGGCGTCATCCTCTGGCTGGTCAAGAGCGCCCGCGACCGGGTGAGCCTCGCGGCCCTGGCCCTGATCATGGGCGGGGCCGTGGGCAACCTCGTGGACCGGCTGCGCTTCGGCTTCGTCGTGGACTTCATCGACGCCTACGTCGGGGAGCTTCACTGGCCCGCCTTCAACGTCGCGGACTCGGCCATCTGCGTGGGCGCGGTCCTGCTCGCCTGGCGGATGCTCGGGCACGGGGCGCGGGACTGA
- the ybgF gene encoding tol-pal system protein YbgF, with product MRALSQTTLKTTKKAAVAALAIGLLAASGCASKSQVDSLQAQVATQNQRIDDLRDKVQEMESQVNAVNDIRNTQANMYAEVEQIKSRLASVQGDVKTIGVQGSPKDMQASLDQLKQQVESIRSALTSQLALDIEDDGTVTAAPAAGAATGGAAAQAEAKPVPTTPEAQAKALYEKGLDLFKQRDYPKAQSMWAEFVDTYPKNSLVPNALFWQGESFFQMQDYSRAVLAYQEVITKYPKSPKYPASLLKQGLSFYKLGNKKAGTLVLQDLIKQFPKSAEAKRAQGLIDENK from the coding sequence ATGAGGGCACTTTCTCAGACGACTCTGAAGACGACCAAGAAGGCGGCCGTGGCCGCTCTCGCCATAGGACTTCTGGCCGCCTCCGGCTGCGCCAGCAAATCGCAGGTGGACTCGCTGCAGGCCCAGGTCGCCACGCAGAACCAGCGCATCGACGACCTGCGCGACAAGGTCCAGGAGATGGAGAGCCAGGTCAACGCGGTCAACGATATCCGCAACACCCAGGCCAACATGTACGCCGAGGTCGAGCAGATCAAGTCCCGGCTGGCATCGGTGCAGGGCGACGTGAAGACCATCGGCGTGCAGGGCAGCCCCAAGGACATGCAGGCCAGCCTAGACCAGCTGAAGCAGCAGGTCGAGTCGATCCGCAGCGCCCTGACCAGCCAGCTCGCCCTGGACATCGAGGATGACGGCACCGTGACCGCGGCGCCCGCTGCCGGAGCCGCCACGGGCGGCGCGGCGGCCCAGGCCGAGGCCAAGCCCGTGCCCACCACGCCCGAGGCCCAGGCCAAGGCGCTCTACGAAAAGGGGCTCGACCTCTTCAAGCAGCGCGACTACCCCAAGGCGCAGTCCATGTGGGCCGAGTTCGTGGACACCTATCCCAAGAACTCCCTGGTGCCCAACGCGCTGTTCTGGCAGGGCGAGTCCTTCTTCCAGATGCAGGACTACTCGCGCGCCGTCCTGGCCTACCAGGAAGTCATCACCAAGTACCCCAAGAGCCCCAAGTACCCCGCCTCCCTGCTCAAGCAGGGGCTGTCCTTCTACAAGCTGGGCAACAAGAAGGCCGGCACCCTGGTGCTCCAGGACCTCATCAAGCAGTTCCCCAAGTCCGCGGAAGCCAAGCGGGCCCAGGGACTCATCGACGAGAACAAGTAG